A section of the Paenibacillus yonginensis genome encodes:
- a CDS encoding TetR/AcrR family transcriptional regulator, translating into MPAIDRRKQVLDAAAKSFSLFGYKATTMDQVAKIANVGKGTIYTFFANKEELFDEILRSVLAEMKAVVLREIHEDQTFFDKLYKGLDVLLDFRSEHGLLVKLAQEVRDFGTVQAQEAMQRVENVILDYIERQVVYAVQQGEMRETDPKVVSFIMLKLYIALSLDWSKQHEPLDKEEIKQYFRIILGEGFALRA; encoded by the coding sequence TGCCATAGACCGCCGCAAACAGGTGCTGGATGCGGCCGCCAAATCTTTTTCACTATTCGGATACAAGGCGACGACAATGGATCAGGTGGCCAAAATAGCGAACGTCGGAAAAGGGACGATTTACACCTTTTTTGCCAACAAGGAAGAGCTGTTTGATGAAATTCTGCGCTCGGTCCTGGCGGAGATGAAGGCCGTGGTGCTCCGAGAAATTCATGAGGATCAGACCTTCTTCGACAAGCTGTACAAAGGGCTCGATGTGCTGCTGGATTTCCGCAGTGAACACGGTTTGCTGGTCAAGCTGGCCCAAGAGGTCCGCGATTTCGGGACGGTCCAGGCACAGGAAGCAATGCAGCGTGTGGAGAATGTGATTCTCGATTATATCGAACGTCAGGTTGTCTATGCGGTTCAGCAGGGGGAAATGAGGGAGACTGATCCGAAGGTTGTTTCCTTTATTATGCTGAAGCTGTACATTGCGCTCAGTCTTGACTGGAGCAAGCAGCACGAACCTCTGGATAAAGAGGAGATCAAGCAGTATTTCCGCATTATTTTGGGCGAAGGTTTTGCCCTCCGGGCCTGA
- a CDS encoding ABC transporter ATP-binding protein: MSQQPVVRIKGVSKKIGSKTLIDNLNLEIPAGQVYGFLGPNGAGKTTTIRMMVGLMSISQGDIYVGDSSVKEDFEGAMKQIGAIVENPEMYKFLTGYQNLLHYARMSPGVTKARIDEAVARVGLTNRIHEKVKTYSLGMRQRLGVAQAILHRPKLLVLDEPTNGLDPQGIRELRDYLRELAHQEGTTVFVSSHLLAEMELMCDTVAVIKQGKLVDVKSLRENAETSKQETAFEVDKPEAAAAIAGAGRLEGSLLIVTADKEEVAELNARLATAGIRIYGIRTLTRSLEDQFLEMTGGGQIG; this comes from the coding sequence ATGAGCCAACAACCGGTAGTCCGGATTAAAGGCGTCAGCAAGAAGATTGGCAGCAAAACGCTGATCGACAATTTGAACCTGGAAATCCCCGCTGGTCAGGTTTATGGATTCCTGGGTCCAAACGGAGCCGGGAAAACGACAACCATCCGAATGATGGTCGGGCTGATGTCAATCAGCCAAGGCGATATCTATGTCGGAGATTCAAGTGTCAAAGAGGATTTTGAAGGAGCTATGAAACAAATCGGGGCTATTGTCGAGAACCCCGAGATGTACAAATTTCTGACCGGCTATCAGAATCTGCTGCATTATGCCCGCATGAGTCCCGGCGTGACCAAAGCCCGGATCGATGAAGCTGTTGCCCGCGTCGGATTAACCAATCGGATTCACGAGAAGGTCAAAACTTATTCCCTTGGCATGCGGCAGCGGCTTGGCGTGGCCCAAGCGATTCTGCACCGGCCCAAGCTGCTTGTGCTGGACGAGCCGACCAACGGCCTGGATCCCCAGGGCATTCGGGAGCTGCGCGACTATCTGCGCGAGCTGGCTCACCAAGAGGGAACAACAGTGTTTGTCTCCAGCCATTTGCTTGCTGAAATGGAATTGATGTGTGATACGGTTGCCGTTATTAAGCAGGGCAAGCTGGTGGATGTGAAATCGCTGAGGGAAAATGCCGAAACCAGCAAACAGGAAACCGCGTTTGAAGTGGACAAGCCGGAGGCAGCAGCGGCTATAGCCGGTGCGGGCCGCTTGGAAGGTTCGCTGCTGATCGTAACAGCGGACAAGGAAGAGGTAGCGGAGCTTAACGCCCGGCTGGCAACCGCAGGCATCCGTATTTATGGCATTCGTACGCTGACTCGCTCGCTGGAGGATCAATTTTTGGAAATGACGGGAGGCGGTCAAATTGGGTAA
- a CDS encoding YhgE/Pip domain-containing protein, translating to MKALSVFLKDLKFGAKKPLNIISFIAVIFVPILYSGMLIAAFWDPYGHLDKLPVAVVNMDKGAEYEGNSLHIGSDLVDELKKNKEFDWKFVNEQEAEQGIADNKYYMKITIPENFSSQATTLMDDNPQPAELIYEPNGDYNFIAGQIGNSAVKDIKSQVSAKVTEAYTESLLGKVTDLSSGLADAGSGAGDIHDGASKLEDGTAKLKENLNKLVQGTNELSSGLSPLAKGVSKLNSGAKDLASGTSTLAGGLDQLSAAHKQLESGTAQAVDGVNQLSDGLKQTQAADGQINQGIHSALEGSQKLQQGLQSSVDSTGQLVQGASGVAAGLEQLLKANPELAQNADVQKLLATSQAVAQGTQKLQEGQKQLLEGSNQLVSGNQQLATGSDQVVSGQERLVQGAAKLQAAGPQLAQGMSEFGKKLAEAASGGHQVAAGAGQLAAGTNTLQQGVAKLGGGVNQLASGSKQLDEGAGTLKSGMEDLVSGSGELASKLNDAADQTAQVKSGDDVVSMYAKPVDVNENDSRKISKYGTGIAPYFLSLGLFVGALLSTIILSLRGTSVEGATAWQRFVSRFLTFGAMSLFQSLVAAFIVHSIVGLEVASVPRFYLFTFISSFTFMMIIQAIVTWLDQPGRFVAILLLIFQLTTSGGTFPVELLPDWMQPIHPWLPMSHSVAGFKGVIASGDFSLMWSQLDLLLIYAVIFVALTLLYFVTHTPRETSVSTQKEQTAASV from the coding sequence ATGAAGGCGTTATCTGTCTTTCTGAAAGACTTGAAATTCGGCGCGAAGAAGCCGCTGAATATCATTTCGTTTATTGCCGTGATTTTTGTGCCTATTCTGTACAGCGGCATGTTGATTGCAGCCTTCTGGGATCCCTACGGCCATCTTGATAAACTGCCTGTAGCAGTAGTCAATATGGACAAAGGGGCCGAATATGAAGGCAACTCCTTGCATATCGGTTCCGACCTGGTCGATGAACTGAAGAAGAACAAGGAATTTGACTGGAAGTTTGTCAACGAGCAGGAAGCCGAACAAGGGATTGCCGACAACAAATATTATATGAAGATTACCATTCCGGAGAATTTCTCTTCCCAGGCGACAACCTTAATGGACGATAATCCTCAGCCGGCCGAGCTGATCTACGAGCCGAACGGGGATTACAACTTCATTGCCGGCCAGATCGGCAACAGTGCTGTTAAGGACATCAAATCCCAGGTCTCCGCGAAAGTGACGGAAGCCTACACGGAAAGCCTGCTGGGTAAAGTGACCGATCTTTCCAGCGGCCTGGCCGATGCCGGCAGCGGAGCAGGCGATATCCATGATGGAGCCAGCAAGCTGGAGGACGGTACAGCCAAGCTGAAAGAGAATTTAAATAAACTGGTGCAAGGAACAAACGAGCTCAGCAGCGGTTTAAGTCCGCTGGCGAAGGGCGTCAGCAAGCTTAACAGCGGAGCCAAAGACCTGGCCAGCGGCACTTCAACTTTGGCAGGCGGTCTGGATCAGCTGAGCGCAGCGCATAAGCAGCTTGAAAGCGGAACAGCCCAAGCGGTTGACGGTGTAAATCAGCTTTCAGACGGGCTGAAGCAAACCCAGGCCGCGGATGGTCAAATTAATCAGGGCATCCATTCTGCGCTGGAAGGCAGCCAGAAGCTGCAGCAGGGTCTGCAGAGCTCGGTAGACAGCACCGGTCAGCTGGTGCAGGGGGCTAGCGGTGTGGCAGCGGGGCTGGAGCAGCTGCTTAAAGCAAACCCTGAGCTGGCTCAGAATGCCGATGTGCAGAAGCTGCTGGCAACCAGCCAGGCTGTTGCCCAGGGGACTCAGAAGCTGCAGGAAGGGCAGAAGCAGCTGCTTGAAGGCAGCAACCAGCTGGTGTCCGGCAATCAGCAGCTTGCGACTGGCAGCGATCAGGTTGTAAGCGGACAGGAGCGGCTGGTGCAAGGCGCGGCTAAGCTGCAGGCCGCAGGTCCGCAGCTGGCGCAGGGCATGAGCGAGTTCGGCAAGAAGCTTGCCGAAGCAGCTTCCGGCGGCCATCAGGTGGCAGCCGGGGCCGGGCAGCTGGCAGCGGGGACAAATACGCTGCAGCAAGGCGTAGCGAAGCTCGGCGGCGGCGTCAATCAGCTCGCCAGCGGCTCCAAGCAGCTGGATGAAGGCGCCGGCACCTTGAAGAGCGGCATGGAGGATCTGGTCAGCGGCTCAGGCGAATTGGCCAGCAAGCTGAACGATGCCGCAGATCAGACCGCTCAAGTGAAAAGCGGCGATGATGTGGTCTCGATGTATGCCAAGCCTGTAGACGTGAACGAGAACGACAGCCGGAAGATCAGTAAATACGGTACCGGCATCGCGCCCTACTTCCTGTCTCTTGGTTTGTTCGTAGGGGCGCTGCTTTCTACAATTATCTTGTCGCTGAGAGGGACCTCTGTGGAGGGAGCCACGGCTTGGCAGCGTTTCGTCAGCCGGTTCCTGACCTTTGGAGCGATGAGCCTGTTCCAGTCGCTGGTTGCGGCGTTTATCGTACACAGCATTGTGGGACTCGAGGTAGCCAGCGTACCGCGCTTTTACCTGTTTACCTTCATCAGCAGCTTCACATTTATGATGATCATTCAAGCTATTGTGACATGGCTGGATCAGCCAGGACGGTTTGTAGCCATTCTGCTTCTGATCTTCCAATTGACTACAAGCGGCGGCACCTTCCCGGTAGAGCTGCTTCCGGACTGGATGCAGCCGATTCATCCATGGCTGCCCATGAGCCATTCGGTAGCAGGCTTCAAAGGGGTTATTGCCAGCGGCGATTTCAGCCTGATGTGGAGCCAGCTAGATCTGCTTCTGATCTATGCGGTTATTTTCGTAGCTCTGACTTTGCTTTATTTCGTTACACATACGCCTCGTGAGACGTCTGTATCGACCCAGAAAGAGCAGACCGCGGCGTCCGTTTAA